In Magnolia sinica isolate HGM2019 chromosome 12, MsV1, whole genome shotgun sequence, a single genomic region encodes these proteins:
- the LOC131221642 gene encoding anthocyanidin reductase ((2S)-flavan-3-ol-forming)-like isoform X1 has translation MATATIERKRACVTGATGYLGSMLVKSLLEKGYAVNATVRDPENSKKVSHLLNLQVLRDLKLFKADLMEEGSFDDAINGCDFVFHVATPMHFESEDQEKDMIKPAINGMLNVLKSCVRVKTVKRVVCTSSVAAVLPNNLNGTDHVLDEESWSDVEYLTSEKSFIWGYAVSKTLAERAAWKFSKENSIDLITVLPGNVTGPSLAPEVPASVSVALSLLTGNEFMVNTLKSFQLISGSISLVHVEDVCRAHIFVAENESAAGRYICCAVNTCVRELAKFLSKRYPQYNVLTDFADFPANRKSIFSSEKLIKAGFSYNYGMEEMYDDSVEYLRAVGLLAN, from the exons AAAGGGTACGCCGTCAACGCCACCGTCAGAGATCCAG AAAATAGCAAAAAGGTGTCCCACCTCTTAAATCTACAAGTCTTgcgtgatctaaaacttttcaaggcagATCTCATGGAGGAAGGTAGCTTTGATGATGCCATCAATGGTTGTGATTTCGTCTTCCATGTGGCAACTCCAATGCATTTTGAGTCTGAAGACCAAGAG AAGGACATGATCAAGCCAGCAATCAATGGGATGTTGAACGTTCTGAAATCATGTGTTAGAGTGAAGACTGTGAAGCGTGTGGTCTGCACATCATCAGTGGCTGCTGTGTTGCCGAACAATCTCAATGGGACCGACCATGTCCTTGATGAGGAGAGCTGGTCCGACGTTGAGTATTTGACCTCTGAGAAGTCATTTATTTGG GGATATGCAGTGTCAAAAACCCTAGCGGAGAGGGCAGCATGGAAATTCTCCAAAGAAAACAGCATCGATCTCATCACCGTTCTTCCTGGTAACGTCACCGGCCCATCTCTAGCTCCAGAGGTCCCAGCAAGCGTCAGCGTAGCTCTGTCTTTGCTCACAG GGAACGAATTCATGGTCAACACTTTGAAAAGCTTTCAGCTGATCTCGGGATCGATTTCCCTCGTACACGTGGAGGacgtatgtagggcccacatctttGTAGCGGAGAACGAATCAGCTGCCGGCCGTTACATATGCTGCGCTGTCAATACGTGCGTCCGAGAACTCGCGAAATTCCTCTCAAAAAGATATCCACAGTATAATGTCCTCACTGA TTTTGCGGATTTTCCAGCGAATCGCAAATCGATCTTCTCCTCAGAGAAGCTGATTAAAGCTGGATTTAGCTACAACTATGGGATGGAAGAGATGTACGATGACTCGGTGGAGTACTTGAGGGCCGTCGGATTGTTGGCCAATTGA